The genomic stretch GCCGTTCGCCACGACAACCGATGAACGGAATCGCGGAAGCGATCGATCCAGTGAGCGTCCACGGTGGCGGCATCGACTGCGCGAACCGCCGCATCGTCGGATTCGACCGATTCGCTCGCCCGCACACGCCCGCACAAGGACGAGACGAGGAGGAGCGCGGAGAGCGCCGCGATCCTCCATCTCCCGCCTCTCGGAACGCGAGAGAAGACCAAGGGCCGAAACATTCGCAAATCGGGGCGGAGTGCGGAGCGCATGTTGCGAGTTCTCGTCGCACGATCTGCGCCACGGCCGCGCATCGCCGCTCATCCCACTCGTCGACAGGATCTTCCGGAACCGCACGGTGCAGCCCGCATTCGTCTCGGGCGGCGATTGCGCACGGATCGGACGATTCCGCTCGCGCGGATTGCACGACGCGCGCCGGCACGCCGTCGGCCCACGCTTTGTGCGTGCGCCCCACACGGAGCTCGGGTCCAAACTTCCAGCGTGTCGATCTCCGCTCTCCTGCTCGTGCTCGTCGCCGCCGTGCTACATGCGACATGGAACTATTGCGCGAAACGGGCGGGGGGTGGCCTTCCTTTCGTTTTTCTCGTCGGGCTGGTCATGAACGCAGCCTACGTCCCCGCCCTCGCGGTGTTCATCTCGATTTACGGTATCGATCTCACGTGGTCCGAAGCAGGATGGATCGTGGGCAGCGGCGTCTTGAAAACGGGCTACTCGCTCTTCCTTCAGCGCGGCTACCGCACCGGCGACTTCTCCCTCGTGTAACCGCTGGCGCGCGGCACAGGCCCACTGTTCGCAACCATCGGTGCGATCGTGTTGCTCGGCGAGCGTCCGTCCCCCCTCGCGCTCGGCGGAGGGGCCGTGATCGTCGTGGGCGTGTTCGTTCTGACGGGCGGCACCAGACTGATCGCATCCGTTATGCGCAGGCCCACGTCCGGCTCCGGAGAGACGGAGGACGCGACGAGACTGGTCCTGTATTCGTCGCTCCGATACGGGGTGGCCTCCGGACTGTTCATCGCGGCCTACACGTTGTGGGACCACCGCGGGGTCTCGAGCTTGGCCATCGCCCCCGTGCTCTACGACGCAGGCACGGCCATGACTCAACTCGTATTGCTCGCGCCCTTCGCGCGCCGACGGGGTGCCGAGCTCGCGCACCATTGGCGCGAGCATCGCCGCTGGGTGCTCGGAGTCGCTCTTCTCGCTCCCGCCGCCTACATTCTCGTTTTGACGGCGATGCGTCTCACACCGGTCAGTTACATCGCTCCCGCGCGCGAGATCGGCATCCTGTTCGGCGCGTTTCTCGGCGTCCGTTTGCTTCGGGAAGCGCACGGCTACCGCAGGGTCGCGGCTGCCGCGCTCGTCGTCTGCGGCGTGATCGCGCTCGCCGTGGGCTGAGCACGGCCAGCGCTCGAAGGGACTCAGCGATTGGAATAGACGGGCGAATCGCGAAGTTCGCGAACACGGTCGTGCGCCGACTTCACCCGGACGTACTGCCGCGCCACGATCTCGCGCACGTCCGGCGTCACGAGCTGATCCATCGCCTCGCGATACGCTTGGACGGCCGCGTCTTCGCCTCGCTCGCATTCGGCCAGGATCGCGTGCGACTCGCGGTCCGCAACGGCACCTCGGACCTTCATCCAACCACGGTGCACGCGTCCAGCGACCGAGTCCGCGGAATCGGGCTCGCCGCCGAGCGTCGAAACGCAGAGTTCCAGTTCGTGCCGCATGGACGAGCGCTGCCGCGCGTACTCGTCGAACAATTGCCGAAGTTCCGCATCGTCGACCTCGCGACTGGCCGCTTCGTATCCACGCACGCCGTCTGCACAGATCTCGATCAAGTGCGCGAGGGAGTCGATGTCTTCCTGAGTGGGTGTCTTCATCGTCGTTTTTTTGGATGGCTTGGTTTCGCGGCCACCCGTCTCGTTACGGGCGGCGTCACGCAAAGTGTCGCGCCCCGCGTGCCACGTCCCGATCGACTCCCCGAGGGATTTGGCAATCAGACGTTTGCGCCGGCACCCACGCGCTTTGCACGGACGGGAACGTTTCAAAACTCCCGGACGAGCCCGAAGTGCTCTCTCGATTTGCCCGATGCCGAACCGTAACCACGAAGTGGATACGAGCGTGGCTCAGGGCCGATACGGATGAAGTCCGCGCGTCTCGAGCTCGCGGTCGTCGCACACGACGAGCCCCTCGGCACCGAAGAAGTCCTCGATCAGGCGCAACCCGTCCTCGGAGCCGAGCACGAAGGCCGTCGTCGCGAGTATTCCCGCTTCGAGACACGAACCTGCGACGACCGTCACCGATCTGCATTCGCCGCGCACCGGATGCCCCGTGCGCGGATCGACGATGTGGCCGAAACGCCGACCGGCCGTCTCGAAGTAGCGCAGGTAGTCGCCCGAGGTGGCGACGCCGGCATCGTTCACCGCGAGTCGTCGACCGACCACCGCCGGGCTGGCGGGATCGCCCGTACCGACGATCCACCGGTCCGCGTCGGGCGGAGCTCCGCTCGAACGCATGTCGTCGCCGATCGCGACCAGACAGTCCGCGATCCCGTGAGACTCTGCGAGTTCGTGCACTCGATCGACCGCGAACTCCTTTCCGAAACCACCCAGATCGATACCCATGCCGGCCTCGGGAAGGTAGATACGTCCCGGCTCGCGTCGCACGCGGCTCCACCCCACCAACCTCACGGCTTCCGTGATCTCTTCGGGCGAAGGCAACGACGCGTGCTGCGGGGTGCGATTCCACAAGCGAACCAACGGCAACACCGACACGTCGATGATCCCCCGTGAAAGCACGTGTATCCGGTCGGCGAGGACGAACATCCGCTCCGCATCCGCGTCCAGATCCACCCACGCACGTCCTGCGGAGGAGTTGATGCGACCGATCAAGCTGTCCGGCCGGAATCGCGAATACTTGGCCTCGAACGCAGCCAGCCAAGAACTCGACGCGCGCGCAAACGCTCGCGAGGCGGCCGGCGAAGTGGCGACGTAGTGGATCTCACAGTGATCGCCCAAAGCCGTGAATCGAAGCGACTCCAACGATCGACCAGTCGCCGACGCCGCGGATCGAGAGGGAAGACGATGTCGCTGTTCCAAGGCCATGTCGGAGTATCGGTTGATTCTGAGAGGTCGCCGCACCGCCCGATCGGATCGGACGGCCGACAAGAAACCGCGCGAAGGATCCGTGTCCAGTGCCGGATACGAGTTCGGTCGAGCTTCGGATGGGCGACATTCGGGCGTTCGACAATCACGGCGTGAAACGCCGCATTTCCTTCATTCGATTTTTACCGGAACACCTCGAACTTCACGCACACTGCAAGGAAACGACGGCT from Opitutales bacterium ASA1 encodes the following:
- a CDS encoding hypothetical protein (possible pseudo due to internal stop codon); the encoded protein is MLLGERPSPLALGGGAVIVVGVFVLTGGTRLIASVMRRPTSGSGETEDATRLVLYSSLRYGVASGLFIAAYTLWDHRGVSSLAIAPVLYDAGTAMTQLVLLAPFARRRGAELAHHWREHRRWVLGVALLAPAAYILVLTAMRLTPVSYIAPAREIGILFGAFLGVRLLREAHGYRRVAAAALVVCGVIALAVG
- a CDS encoding FAD:protein FMN transferase yields the protein MESLRFTALGDHCEIHYVATSPAASRAFARASSSWLAAFEAKYSRFRPDSLIGRINSSAGRAWVDLDADAERMFVLADRIHVLSRGIIDVSVLPLVRLWNRTPQHASLPSPEEITEAVRLVGWSRVRREPGRIYLPEAGMGIDLGGFGKEFAVDRVHELAESHGIADCLVAIGDDMRSSGAPPDADRWIVGTGDPASPAVVGRRLAVNDAGVATSGDYLRYFETAGRRFGHIVDPRTGHPVRGECRSVTVVAGSCLEAGILATTAFVLGSEDGLRLIEDFFGAEGLVVCDDRELETRGLHPYRP